The proteins below come from a single Burkholderia contaminans genomic window:
- a CDS encoding DUF2126 domain-containing protein has product MSIHVALHHTTRYRYDRLVNLGPQVVRLRPAPHCRTPILAYSMTVEPAQHFINWQQDPFSNYLARLVFPERTEHFEITIDLVAEMSVYNPFDFFLEASAEQYPFSYDDALKTELAPYLVCDPPTSASPLFRTYLDGVDRTPAGTVNFLVALNQQLQRDIGYLVRMEPGVQTPEQTLELASGSCRDSAWLLVQLCRHLGIAARFVSGYLIQLTPDVKSLDGPSGTSVDFTDLHAWCEVYLPGAGWIGFDPTSGLLAGEGHIPLACTPQPTSAAPVEGLIDECEVSFEHEMTVTRVYESPRVTKPYTESQWDGVLALGTQVDGALAAGDVRLTQGGEPTFVSIDDRDGAEWNTDALGPTKRGYATELVQRLRAEYGDGGFLHFGQGKWYPGEQLPRWALSIFWRADGQPVWHDPSLFADEREPSAYTTDDAKRFIDALAARLNLTGEFIRPGYEDVWYYLWRERRLPVNVDPFDSRLDDELERARLRKVFEQQLDSVVGYVLPVKRTDDVDGRDRPGLDGPRWQTGPWFFRDERMYLVPGDSPMGYRLPLDSLPWASRADHPYLVERDPFAPRDALPDAAAIRARYAGPSDAPRYLSGVHREAAAQTVMQWRDDGTAGNGRPAARDPGRAPERFESAAWITRTALCVEVRNGILYLFMPPLAALEDYLDLLGAIELTAHALGVKLVLEGYPPPRDARLKLLQVTPDPGVIEVNIHPAGNFDELVDHTEFLYDAAWQSRLCSEKFMVDGRHVGTGGGNHFVLGGATPADSPFLRRPDLLASLIAYWHNHPSLSYLFSGLFIGPTSQAPRVDEARNDQLYELDIAFAEIQRNKLLFGQDMPPWLVDRVLRNLLIDVTGNTHRSEFCIDKLYSPDSSTGRLGLLELRAFEMPPHARMSIVQQLLLRALVARFWAAPYTTPLTRWGTALHDRFMLPAFLQMDFDDVLTELRDAGFAFDPAWFAPHFEFRFPLFGQIAVNGMQLSLRGALEPWHVMGEEGAPGGTVRYVDSSVERLEVRVTGLNDNRHVVTVNGRALPLQPTGTVGEYVAGVRYKAWSPPSALHPTLGVHAPLTFDIVDTWLQRSLGGCRYHVAHPGGRNYATFPVNAYEAESRRLARFVEMGHTPGRMDVAAAAPSREFPFTLDLRRP; this is encoded by the coding sequence ATGTCCATCCACGTCGCGCTGCATCACACCACCCGCTATCGTTACGACCGGCTCGTCAACCTCGGCCCGCAGGTCGTGCGCCTGCGGCCCGCGCCGCACTGCCGGACGCCGATCCTCGCGTACTCGATGACGGTCGAGCCCGCGCAGCACTTCATCAACTGGCAGCAGGATCCGTTCTCGAACTATCTCGCGCGGCTCGTGTTTCCGGAGCGCACCGAGCACTTCGAGATCACGATCGATCTCGTCGCCGAGATGTCGGTGTACAACCCGTTCGACTTCTTCCTCGAAGCCAGCGCGGAGCAATACCCGTTCAGCTATGACGACGCGCTGAAGACCGAGCTCGCGCCGTATCTCGTGTGCGATCCGCCGACGAGCGCGTCGCCGCTGTTCCGCACGTATCTCGACGGCGTCGACCGCACGCCGGCCGGCACCGTGAACTTTCTCGTCGCGCTGAACCAGCAACTGCAGCGCGACATCGGCTATCTCGTGCGGATGGAGCCGGGCGTGCAGACGCCCGAGCAGACGCTCGAACTGGCCTCGGGCTCGTGCCGCGACAGCGCATGGCTGCTCGTGCAGCTGTGCCGCCACCTCGGCATCGCCGCGCGGTTCGTGTCGGGCTACCTGATCCAGCTGACGCCCGACGTGAAATCGCTCGACGGCCCGAGCGGCACGTCGGTCGACTTCACCGACCTGCACGCGTGGTGCGAGGTGTACCTGCCCGGCGCCGGCTGGATCGGCTTCGACCCGACCTCCGGCCTGCTCGCCGGCGAAGGCCACATTCCGCTGGCCTGCACGCCGCAGCCGACCAGCGCCGCGCCGGTCGAGGGGCTGATCGACGAGTGCGAGGTGTCGTTCGAACACGAGATGACCGTGACGCGCGTGTACGAATCGCCGCGCGTGACGAAGCCGTACACGGAATCGCAATGGGACGGCGTGCTGGCGCTCGGCACGCAGGTCGACGGTGCGCTGGCGGCCGGCGACGTGCGGCTCACGCAGGGCGGCGAGCCGACCTTCGTGTCGATCGACGATCGCGACGGCGCCGAGTGGAACACCGACGCGCTCGGCCCGACCAAGCGCGGCTATGCGACCGAACTCGTGCAGCGGCTGCGCGCCGAATACGGCGATGGCGGGTTCCTGCATTTCGGGCAGGGCAAGTGGTATCCGGGCGAGCAATTGCCGCGCTGGGCGTTGTCGATCTTCTGGCGTGCCGACGGCCAGCCGGTGTGGCACGACCCGTCGCTGTTCGCCGACGAGCGCGAGCCGTCCGCCTATACGACCGACGACGCGAAGCGCTTCATCGACGCGCTGGCCGCACGGCTGAACCTGACCGGCGAATTCATCCGGCCCGGCTACGAGGACGTCTGGTACTACCTGTGGCGCGAACGCCGGCTGCCGGTCAACGTCGATCCGTTCGACTCGAGGCTCGACGACGAGCTCGAACGCGCGCGGCTGCGCAAGGTGTTCGAGCAGCAGCTCGACAGCGTGGTCGGCTACGTGCTGCCGGTCAAGCGCACGGACGATGTGGACGGCCGTGATCGGCCGGGCCTCGACGGCCCGCGCTGGCAGACGGGCCCGTGGTTCTTCCGCGACGAGCGGATGTACCTCGTGCCCGGCGATTCGCCGATGGGCTATCGGCTGCCGCTCGATTCGCTGCCGTGGGCGAGCCGCGCCGACCATCCGTATCTGGTCGAGCGCGACCCGTTTGCGCCGCGCGACGCGCTGCCGGACGCCGCCGCGATCCGCGCACGCTACGCCGGCCCGTCCGATGCGCCGCGCTACCTGTCCGGCGTGCATCGCGAGGCAGCCGCGCAGACCGTGATGCAGTGGCGCGACGACGGCACGGCCGGCAACGGGCGGCCGGCCGCGCGCGACCCGGGTCGCGCCCCCGAGCGCTTCGAGTCGGCCGCGTGGATCACGCGCACCGCGTTGTGCGTCGAAGTGCGCAACGGCATCCTGTACCTGTTCATGCCGCCGCTTGCCGCGCTCGAGGATTATCTCGACCTGCTCGGCGCGATCGAGCTGACCGCGCACGCGCTGGGCGTGAAGCTCGTGCTCGAAGGCTATCCGCCGCCGCGCGACGCGCGGCTGAAGCTGCTGCAGGTGACGCCCGATCCCGGCGTGATCGAGGTGAACATCCATCCGGCCGGCAACTTCGACGAGCTCGTCGATCACACGGAATTCCTGTACGACGCCGCGTGGCAGTCGCGGCTGTGCAGCGAGAAGTTCATGGTCGACGGCCGCCACGTCGGCACGGGCGGCGGCAATCACTTCGTGCTGGGCGGCGCGACGCCGGCCGACAGCCCGTTCCTGCGCCGCCCGGACCTGCTCGCGAGCCTGATCGCGTACTGGCACAACCATCCGTCGCTGTCGTACCTGTTCTCCGGGCTCTTCATCGGGCCGACGAGCCAGGCGCCGCGCGTCGACGAAGCGCGTAACGACCAGCTCTACGAGCTCGACATCGCGTTCGCGGAGATCCAGCGCAACAAGCTGCTGTTCGGGCAGGACATGCCGCCGTGGCTCGTCGACCGTGTGCTGCGCAACCTGCTGATCGACGTGACCGGCAACACGCACCGCAGCGAGTTCTGTATCGACAAGCTGTATTCGCCCGACTCGTCGACCGGCCGGCTCGGCCTGCTCGAACTGCGCGCGTTCGAGATGCCGCCGCATGCGCGGATGAGCATCGTGCAGCAATTGCTGCTGCGCGCGCTGGTCGCGCGTTTCTGGGCCGCGCCGTACACGACGCCGCTCACGCGCTGGGGCACCGCGCTGCACGACCGCTTCATGCTGCCCGCGTTTCTTCAGATGGATTTCGACGACGTGCTGACCGAGCTGCGCGACGCCGGCTTTGCGTTCGATCCGGCGTGGTTCGCGCCGCACTTCGAATTCCGCTTCCCGCTGTTCGGCCAGATCGCGGTGAACGGGATGCAGCTGTCGCTGCGCGGCGCGCTGGAGCCGTGGCACGTGATGGGCGAGGAGGGCGCGCCCGGCGGCACGGTGCGCTACGTCGATTCGTCGGTCGAACGGCTCGAGGTGCGCGTGACGGGGCTGAACGACAACCGGCACGTCGTGACGGTCAACGGCCGCGCGCTGCCGCTGCAGCCGACCGGCACCGTCGGCGAATACGTCGCGGGCGTGCGCTACAAGGCGTGGTCGCCGCCGTCCGCGCTGCATCCGACCCTCGGCGTGCACGCGCCGCTCACGTTCGACATCGTCGATACGTGGCTGCAGCGCTCGCTCGGCGGCTGCCGCTATCACGTCGCGCATCCGGGCGGGCGCAACTACGCGACGTTCCCGGTCAATGCATACGAAGCCGAGAGCCGCCGGCTCGCGCGCTTCGTCGAGATGGGGCACACGCCGGGGCGGATGGATGTCGCGGCTGCCGCGCCGAGCCGCGAATTCCCGTTCACGCTCGACCTGCGGCGGCCGTGA
- a CDS encoding circularly permuted type 2 ATP-grasp protein, with amino-acid sequence MKPFDEMLQSGDMVRAPYARLKQWLDTQNPASLAQKAYDAEGVFRKTGITFAVYGDAEAAERLIPFDIVPRIISGAEWSRLSLGIEQRVMALNAFLDDIYHRQEIVRAGIVPKHLIAHNEAFIPEMIDFRPPGNVYTHIIGVDIVRTGENEFYVLEDNARTPSGVSYMLENRETMMQLFPELFQQVKVRPVETYPQMLRQSLAAVCPPGGNADNPTVAVLTPGIHNSAYYEHSFLADQMGVHLVEGSDLQVIDGRVAMRTTEGFQPIDVLYRRVDDAFLDPLTFRPDSVLGVAGIMDVYRAGNITIANAPGTGIADDKAIYSYMPEIVEFYTGRKALLENVPTWRCGEADSLKYVLDHLDELVVKEVHGSGGYGMLVGPCASKAELEAFSAKLRARPANYIAQPTLALSTTPILTEAGLAPRHVDLRPFVLVSDRIRITPGGLTRVALKEGSLVVNSSQGGGTKDTWVLAD; translated from the coding sequence ATGAAGCCATTCGATGAAATGCTGCAATCCGGCGACATGGTAAGGGCGCCCTACGCGCGCCTGAAGCAGTGGCTCGACACGCAGAATCCCGCGAGCCTCGCCCAGAAGGCCTACGACGCGGAAGGCGTGTTCCGCAAGACGGGCATCACGTTCGCCGTCTATGGCGACGCGGAGGCGGCCGAGCGGCTGATTCCGTTCGACATCGTCCCGCGCATCATCTCGGGCGCCGAATGGAGCCGCCTGTCGCTCGGCATCGAGCAGCGCGTGATGGCGCTCAACGCCTTCCTCGACGACATCTACCACCGGCAGGAAATCGTGCGCGCGGGCATCGTGCCGAAGCACCTGATCGCGCACAACGAAGCGTTCATCCCGGAGATGATCGACTTCCGGCCGCCCGGGAACGTTTACACGCACATCATCGGCGTCGACATCGTGCGCACCGGCGAGAACGAGTTCTACGTGCTGGAAGACAACGCGCGCACACCGTCCGGCGTGTCGTACATGCTGGAAAACCGCGAGACGATGATGCAGCTCTTTCCGGAGCTGTTCCAGCAGGTGAAGGTGCGCCCGGTCGAGACCTATCCGCAGATGCTGCGCCAGTCGCTCGCGGCCGTGTGCCCGCCGGGCGGCAACGCCGACAACCCGACCGTCGCCGTGCTCACGCCCGGCATCCACAATTCCGCGTACTACGAACATTCGTTCCTCGCCGACCAGATGGGCGTGCATCTCGTCGAGGGCAGCGACCTGCAGGTGATCGACGGCCGCGTCGCGATGCGCACGACCGAAGGCTTCCAGCCGATCGACGTGCTGTACCGCCGCGTCGACGACGCGTTCCTCGATCCGCTCACGTTCCGCCCCGATTCGGTGCTCGGCGTCGCGGGGATCATGGACGTCTACCGCGCGGGCAACATCACGATCGCGAACGCGCCCGGCACCGGCATCGCCGACGACAAGGCGATCTACTCGTACATGCCGGAGATCGTCGAGTTCTACACGGGCCGCAAGGCGCTGCTGGAGAACGTGCCGACCTGGCGCTGCGGCGAAGCCGACAGCCTGAAATACGTGCTCGACCATCTCGACGAACTGGTCGTGAAGGAAGTGCACGGCTCGGGCGGCTACGGGATGCTGGTCGGGCCGTGCGCGTCGAAGGCCGAGCTCGAAGCCTTTTCCGCGAAGCTGCGCGCGCGCCCCGCGAACTACATCGCGCAGCCGACGCTTGCGCTGTCCACGACGCCGATCCTGACCGAAGCCGGCCTCGCGCCGCGCCACGTCGACCTGCGGCCTTTCGTGCTGGTGTCGGACCGGATCCGCATCACGCCGGGCGGGCTGACGCGCGTCGCACTGAAGGAGGGATCGCTCGTCGTCAACTCGAGCCAGGGCGGCGGCACCAAGGACACCTGGGTGCTGGCCGACTGA
- the pgaA gene encoding poly-beta-1,6 N-acetyl-D-glucosamine export porin PgaA has translation MDNNRKQQCTTVAPSSRRRLLHAPLVLLLVASGPCFSADGDPEARRIDEFAGTNGAPDAVPRDVQPTVVTIQIAQAEIAPPPHAPTPIARASDASMQIAQASNPQPPTLPTTVVVEPEAPQSSAAVPGARSPDTANTTNKPAPVAQTPTAPMLLAQAGNARPPEASTPPASTMYDTSASPSPAPIAPPSAPAPKIERAAPATPPLAPTQTAQVSGTPMPNSPAPVPQMPGSPPPSSPAPNSQTPGAQLPGEPTQRSQGPDVETPNAHAPNLRTADVETVRNDVFGLAASGGAVKALDEAKARPDAFSAVDIAQLEELSIRQQVRGGRDKSRSMTSADRFDGIDNALRAADDLDKRTPATPEYTPVRTALAGDRTVALAARGDMKQAVATFETIPSNAEISIDALAAVGDAYLYLSEPGKANAVYQRALKQATASPTDRATRGFQYGERTRPIELREGLFWSYVDQGRAADAKKALDDMGASLPPAKEVTSVGPGESDYLRYYRLRAQYLIFTGHADQGIAALEELEKQVPFNAEIRAAHADAVSGQSHPRQAIAMYRASLTDHPDSVEMLAGLGRASLTADDYATAKSVDQTLDNTFPDSGAVRGFKRDYKAYRSPVFTTDLSFEHGNSALADNSFTSDSYIYSQPFGDNWRVFAHTFYGHAQTDGGSVSRTRTGVGGDYRHGPLTVLGEVTRSLGGDGRTGGRGSIAYALNDYWTVSGALDSNDNSLPWKAYAAHIWGRSANVSVVYRQNDRREVKLSYGVSRYSDSNVHQEIAATATQRVYTSATQQVNVSLDLGTDSNTRTNAPYFSPGRDYAAAATVMHQLTLWKKGDMGLQQRVSVSGGMYNERGFGTSALWSARLEHAWTFKHDITLSYGVEVSSHAYDGQRERSETGFMSVNLPF, from the coding sequence GTGGACAACAATCGGAAACAACAATGCACCACCGTCGCTCCGTCCAGCCGACGGCGCCTCCTGCATGCGCCGCTGGTGTTGCTGCTCGTCGCGTCCGGCCCCTGCTTCTCCGCGGACGGCGATCCGGAAGCGCGGCGCATCGACGAATTCGCCGGGACCAACGGCGCTCCGGATGCGGTGCCGCGCGATGTGCAGCCGACGGTCGTAACGATCCAGATTGCCCAGGCCGAGATCGCCCCGCCCCCTCATGCGCCGACGCCGATCGCGCGGGCTTCGGATGCGTCGATGCAGATCGCGCAAGCCTCGAACCCGCAGCCGCCGACCCTGCCGACCACGGTCGTGGTGGAACCGGAGGCGCCGCAATCGAGCGCCGCCGTGCCGGGTGCGCGATCGCCGGATACGGCGAATACGACGAATAAGCCGGCGCCCGTCGCGCAGACACCGACAGCGCCGATGCTGCTTGCTCAGGCCGGGAACGCCCGCCCGCCGGAAGCATCGACACCTCCCGCTTCGACGATGTACGACACGTCCGCATCCCCTTCGCCGGCGCCGATCGCGCCGCCTTCGGCCCCCGCGCCGAAGATCGAACGAGCCGCACCCGCCACGCCGCCGCTTGCGCCGACGCAAACCGCGCAGGTCTCCGGCACCCCGATGCCGAACTCGCCCGCGCCCGTTCCCCAGATGCCTGGCTCGCCGCCGCCGTCTTCCCCGGCGCCGAACTCGCAGACGCCCGGCGCCCAGCTACCCGGCGAGCCGACACAGCGGTCGCAGGGGCCCGACGTCGAAACGCCGAACGCCCACGCGCCGAATCTGCGTACCGCCGACGTCGAGACCGTGCGCAACGACGTGTTCGGCCTTGCGGCGAGCGGCGGCGCGGTCAAGGCGCTCGATGAAGCGAAGGCACGGCCCGATGCGTTCTCCGCCGTCGACATCGCGCAACTCGAAGAACTGTCGATTCGCCAGCAGGTGCGCGGCGGACGCGACAAGTCGCGCTCGATGACGAGTGCCGACCGCTTCGACGGGATCGACAACGCGCTGCGCGCCGCAGACGACCTCGACAAGCGGACGCCGGCCACGCCCGAGTACACGCCGGTCAGGACTGCGCTCGCAGGCGACCGGACGGTCGCCCTTGCGGCACGCGGCGACATGAAGCAGGCCGTCGCGACGTTCGAGACGATTCCGTCCAACGCGGAAATCTCGATCGACGCGCTGGCAGCCGTGGGCGACGCGTACCTGTACCTGAGCGAACCGGGCAAGGCGAACGCCGTGTACCAGCGCGCGCTGAAGCAGGCGACTGCGTCGCCGACGGATCGCGCGACCCGCGGCTTCCAGTACGGCGAGCGCACGCGTCCGATCGAATTGCGCGAAGGGCTGTTCTGGTCGTACGTCGACCAGGGTCGCGCGGCGGACGCGAAGAAGGCGCTCGACGACATGGGCGCGTCGCTGCCGCCTGCCAAGGAGGTGACCAGCGTCGGTCCGGGAGAAAGCGACTATCTGCGCTACTACCGGCTGCGCGCGCAATACCTGATCTTCACGGGCCACGCCGATCAAGGGATCGCCGCGCTCGAGGAACTCGAGAAACAGGTGCCGTTCAACGCGGAGATCCGTGCCGCGCACGCCGACGCGGTGTCCGGCCAATCGCATCCGCGCCAGGCGATCGCGATGTATCGCGCGTCGCTGACGGACCACCCCGACAGCGTCGAGATGCTCGCGGGCCTCGGCCGCGCGTCGCTCACGGCCGACGACTATGCGACCGCGAAGAGCGTCGACCAGACGCTGGACAACACGTTCCCCGACAGCGGCGCCGTGCGGGGCTTCAAGCGCGACTACAAGGCGTACCGCAGCCCCGTGTTCACGACCGACCTGAGCTTCGAGCACGGCAACAGCGCACTGGCCGACAACAGCTTCACGTCGGACAGCTATATCTATTCGCAACCGTTCGGCGACAACTGGCGGGTCTTCGCGCATACGTTCTACGGCCATGCGCAAACCGACGGCGGCAGCGTCAGCCGCACGCGCACGGGCGTCGGCGGCGACTACCGGCACGGGCCGCTCACCGTGCTGGGCGAAGTCACGCGCTCGCTCGGCGGGGACGGACGAACGGGCGGCCGCGGATCGATCGCGTACGCGCTGAACGACTACTGGACCGTCAGCGGCGCGCTCGACTCCAACGACAACTCGCTGCCGTGGAAGGCGTACGCCGCCCACATCTGGGGTCGCTCGGCGAACGTCTCCGTCGTGTATCGCCAGAACGACCGTCGCGAGGTCAAGCTGAGCTACGGCGTGAGCCGCTACAGCGATTCGAACGTGCACCAGGAAATCGCGGCAACCGCCACGCAGCGCGTGTACACGAGCGCCACCCAGCAGGTCAACGTATCGCTGGATCTCGGCACCGACAGCAACACGCGCACGAACGCGCCCTACTTCAGCCCGGGCCGCGACTATGCGGCCGCGGCGACCGTGATGCACCAGCTGACGCTGTGGAAGAAGGGTGACATGGGGCTGCAGCAGCGCGTCTCGGTGTCCGGCGGCATGTACAACGAGCGCGGCTTCGGCACCAGCGCGCTGTGGAGCGCGCGCCTCGAGCACGCATGGACGTTCAAGCACGACATCACGCTGAGCTATGGCGTGGAGGTCAGCAGCCACGCCTACGACGGCCAGCGCGAGCGCTCCGAAACCGGCTTCATGTCGGTCAACCTGCCGTTCTAG
- a CDS encoding transglutaminase family protein → MRLAIRHISRYQFDDQATHALQRLRLRPQSGPGQTVRAWQVTIDGVEPSLSYADGLGNRIDLVRHDRGAKAEIVVIAAGVVETQDRAGILGHPEGYAPPWIFERETALTKAGDTVRALAQALPIEPRSLDALHWLMTEVHDRIAYAPNLAADAPVDAETALQSGEGTSRDHAHAFIAAARVLKIPARYISGYVLADSAMQRIADAKQNAGDVEEEEALALQSGEGMQQVLGASHAAQSQSQGMPQPAHGAQPQAAGLMQQPAGHAWAEAYVEGLGWVGFDPFMNRCPDERYVRIAVGLDYRDAQPVTGLGATAVGVEISVVQTPELV, encoded by the coding sequence ATGCGACTCGCCATTCGACACATCTCGCGTTATCAGTTCGACGATCAAGCCACCCATGCACTGCAACGGCTGCGGCTGCGCCCGCAGTCGGGCCCCGGGCAGACGGTGCGCGCATGGCAGGTCACGATCGACGGCGTCGAGCCGTCGCTGTCCTATGCGGACGGACTCGGCAACCGGATCGACCTCGTGCGGCACGACCGCGGCGCGAAGGCCGAGATCGTCGTGATCGCTGCCGGCGTCGTCGAGACGCAGGACCGCGCCGGCATACTCGGTCATCCCGAAGGCTATGCGCCGCCGTGGATCTTCGAGCGCGAAACGGCGCTGACGAAGGCGGGCGACACCGTGCGCGCGCTGGCGCAAGCGCTGCCGATCGAGCCGCGCAGCCTCGACGCGCTGCACTGGCTGATGACGGAAGTGCACGACCGCATCGCGTATGCGCCGAACCTGGCCGCGGACGCCCCCGTCGACGCGGAAACCGCGCTGCAAAGCGGCGAGGGCACGAGCCGCGACCATGCGCATGCGTTCATCGCGGCCGCGCGCGTGCTGAAGATTCCCGCGCGCTACATCTCGGGCTACGTGCTGGCGGACAGCGCGATGCAGCGCATCGCCGACGCGAAGCAGAACGCAGGCGACGTCGAGGAGGAAGAAGCGCTCGCGCTGCAGAGCGGCGAGGGCATGCAGCAGGTGCTCGGCGCGTCGCATGCCGCGCAGTCGCAGTCGCAGGGGATGCCGCAGCCGGCGCACGGCGCGCAGCCGCAGGCGGCCGGGCTGATGCAGCAGCCGGCCGGCCATGCGTGGGCCGAGGCCTATGTCGAAGGGCTGGGCTGGGTCGGATTCGATCCGTTCATGAATCGCTGCCCGGACGAGCGCTACGTGCGCATCGCGGTCGGCCTCGACTATCGCGACGCGCAGCCGGTGACGGGGCTCGGCGCGACGGCCGTCGGTGTCGAGATCAGCGTCGTGCAGACGCCCGAGCTCGTCTGA
- a CDS encoding LysR substrate-binding domain-containing protein, with protein sequence MEAKWLEDFLSLADTKSFSRAARNRHLTQSAFSRRIAALETWMDAKLVDRSINPITLTPAGQMFRGLAADILRSMYAARNLVNGYDQFAASDQVVRFAVAHTLVFTLFPEWLKQLNGEVGHVTARVNAVNVPEGVQQLVEGECDLLLGYHHPQLPIVLDPNHFPFVSLGVERILPVSTPDARGKPVFQLPGTPDAPLPLLAYSSGAFLGNIVEMLLLNATEPYVLHRCFETHMSEALKGMVVAGHGIGWLPESCVAKELADGTLVCAGSGDWITELEIRLYRSARKRGLAAEQLWTYIMNRPRAAVDDAAGPAEPAAAPAMRIARRSAGGSR encoded by the coding sequence ATGGAAGCAAAGTGGCTGGAAGATTTCCTGAGCCTTGCGGATACCAAGAGCTTTTCCCGGGCCGCGCGTAACCGGCACCTCACGCAGTCGGCATTCAGCAGACGAATAGCTGCGCTCGAAACCTGGATGGACGCGAAGCTGGTGGACCGGAGCATCAACCCGATCACGCTGACACCGGCCGGCCAGATGTTCCGCGGGCTCGCCGCGGACATCCTGCGCAGCATGTATGCGGCACGCAATCTCGTGAACGGCTACGACCAGTTCGCGGCCAGCGACCAGGTCGTGCGTTTCGCGGTGGCCCACACGCTCGTCTTCACGCTGTTTCCCGAGTGGCTCAAGCAGCTCAACGGCGAAGTCGGCCACGTCACCGCGCGCGTCAACGCGGTGAACGTGCCGGAAGGCGTGCAGCAGCTCGTCGAAGGGGAATGCGACCTGCTGCTCGGCTATCACCATCCGCAGTTGCCGATCGTGCTCGACCCGAACCACTTCCCGTTCGTCAGCCTCGGCGTCGAACGGATCCTGCCCGTGTCGACTCCCGATGCGCGCGGCAAGCCCGTGTTCCAGCTGCCGGGCACCCCCGATGCACCGCTGCCGCTGCTCGCGTATTCGTCGGGCGCGTTTCTCGGCAACATCGTCGAGATGCTGCTGCTGAATGCCACCGAGCCGTACGTGCTGCACCGCTGCTTCGAGACGCACATGTCGGAGGCGCTGAAGGGCATGGTCGTGGCCGGGCACGGGATCGGCTGGCTGCCGGAAAGCTGCGTCGCGAAGGAACTCGCGGACGGCACGCTCGTATGCGCGGGTTCCGGCGACTGGATCACCGAGCTCGAAATCCGCCTGTACCGGTCGGCCCGCAAGCGCGGGCTCGCGGCCGAGCAACTGTGGACCTACATCATGAACCGGCCGCGCGCGGCGGTCGACGATGCAGCCGGCCCGGCCGAACCCGCGGCCGCGCCGGCGATGCGCATCGCACGGCGCAGCGCGGGCGGCAGCCGCTGA
- a CDS encoding alpha-E domain-containing protein: MLLGRTASGLYWMYRYIERAENIARIVDAGLRMALTRTSDAPAEWSSVLVSSGTDEGYRQKYDAYAADTVTDYLLRDRDNPSSVLSCIEAARSNARMVRTALTREAWESVNGAWLALTRALAQPVPESELPAVLDQVKRETALILGSFYSTMLRNEIFDFAQIGAFVERADNTARIIDVKYHLLLPSVSHVGTILDNYQWETILRCVAAHRSYRWVYDVQYKPMNIADYLILNGRMPRSLRYCYGRVVSSLNLLAKDYGVTHPCHDTATKILQMLSDTSVERIFKSGLHEFLTDFIGRNNSLGLEIAQAYNFD, translated from the coding sequence ATGCTTCTGGGACGTACTGCAAGCGGCCTCTACTGGATGTACCGCTATATCGAGCGCGCGGAGAACATCGCGCGCATCGTCGATGCCGGGCTGCGGATGGCGCTCACGCGCACGTCCGACGCGCCGGCCGAATGGTCGTCGGTGCTCGTCAGCTCGGGCACGGACGAAGGCTACCGGCAGAAATACGACGCGTACGCGGCCGATACCGTGACGGACTACCTGCTGCGCGACCGCGACAACCCGTCGAGCGTGCTGTCGTGCATCGAGGCCGCGCGCTCGAACGCGCGGATGGTGCGCACGGCGCTCACGCGCGAGGCATGGGAGAGCGTGAACGGTGCGTGGCTCGCGCTGACCCGCGCGCTCGCGCAGCCGGTGCCGGAGAGCGAACTGCCGGCCGTGCTCGACCAGGTGAAGCGCGAAACCGCGCTCATCCTCGGCAGCTTCTACAGCACGATGCTGCGCAACGAGATCTTCGATTTCGCGCAGATCGGCGCGTTCGTCGAGCGCGCCGACAACACCGCGCGGATCATCGACGTGAAATACCACCTGCTGCTGCCGTCGGTGTCGCACGTCGGCACGATCCTCGACAACTACCAGTGGGAGACGATCCTGCGCTGCGTCGCCGCGCACCGTTCGTACCGCTGGGTGTACGACGTTCAGTACAAGCCGATGAACATCGCCGACTACCTGATCCTGAACGGCCGCATGCCGCGTTCGCTGCGCTATTGCTACGGGCGCGTCGTCTCGAGCCTGAACCTGCTCGCGAAGGATTACGGCGTGACACACCCGTGTCACGACACGGCCACGAAGATCCTGCAAATGCTGTCCGACACCTCGGTCGAGCGGATCTTCAAGAGCGGCCTGCACGAGTTCCTGACCGACTTCATCGGCCGCAACAACAGCCTCGGGCTCGAAATCGCCCAGGCCTACAACTTCGACTGA